A genomic segment from Pseudomonas sp. M30-35 encodes:
- a CDS encoding HAD family hydrolase → MHYQNILFDLDGTLTDPREGITRSVQYALGKLGIDEPDLQALEHFIGPPLLQCFMSTYAFDQAKAWQAVNFYRERFADVGLYENQMFAGIPQLLNLLNSQQRTLYVATSKPQVFATKIAQHFGFAEHFKVIYGSELDGTRTNKVELIAHLLEQEGLAPDSCLMIGDRKHDLIGARSNGLDAAAVGYGFGSFAELSDEQPRYHFQTLDQLHQAFTL, encoded by the coding sequence ATGCATTATCAAAACATCCTGTTTGACCTTGATGGCACGCTCACTGATCCGCGAGAAGGCATTACCCGCTCGGTGCAATACGCGCTAGGCAAGCTGGGGATAGATGAACCCGACCTGCAAGCGCTTGAGCATTTTATCGGGCCGCCACTGCTGCAGTGCTTTATGAGCACCTATGCGTTTGATCAGGCCAAGGCCTGGCAAGCGGTAAATTTCTACCGTGAGCGCTTTGCTGATGTCGGCTTGTATGAAAACCAGATGTTTGCCGGCATCCCACAGCTGCTCAATTTGCTCAATAGCCAACAACGCACCTTGTATGTGGCCACCAGCAAGCCGCAGGTATTTGCCACGAAAATTGCCCAGCACTTTGGTTTTGCCGAGCATTTCAAGGTGATATACGGCAGTGAGTTAGACGGTACGCGGACCAACAAGGTCGAGCTGATCGCCCATCTGCTTGAGCAAGAGGGCTTAGCCCCAGACAGCTGTTTGATGATCGGTGATCGCAAGCACGACCTGATCGGCGCGCGGAGCAATGGCTTGGACGCCGCTGCGGTTGGTTATGGGTTTGGTAGCTTCGCTGAATTGAGTGATGAGCAGCCGCGCTATCACTTCCAAACGCTTGACCAGTTACATCAGGCCTTTACGCTTTGA
- a CDS encoding gamma carbonic anhydrase family protein: protein MSIRTYQQFTPQLGERVFVDSSAVVLGDVEIGDDSSVWPLTVIRADMHSIRIGQRSSIQDGCVLHITHAGPFNPTGYPLNIGDDVTVGHKVTLHGCSIGNRILIGMGSIVMDGAVIEDEVVLGAGSLVPPGKRLQSGFLYVGSPAKQARALSEEELSYFRYTAGNYVRLKDQHLLEGYGQ from the coding sequence GTGTCTATTCGAACTTACCAGCAATTCACTCCGCAACTGGGCGAGCGCGTTTTTGTTGATAGCTCAGCTGTGGTGCTGGGCGACGTTGAGATTGGCGACGACAGCTCGGTCTGGCCGCTGACTGTTATCCGCGCGGACATGCACAGCATTCGCATTGGCCAGCGCAGCAGTATTCAAGATGGTTGTGTGCTGCACATTACTCACGCCGGGCCATTCAATCCCACGGGCTATCCGCTGAATATTGGCGACGATGTAACTGTGGGCCACAAGGTCACGCTGCACGGCTGCAGCATTGGCAACCGAATTCTGATTGGCATGGGCAGCATCGTCATGGATGGCGCCGTGATCGAGGATGAAGTAGTGCTTGGAGCGGGCAGTCTGGTGCCGCCGGGCAAGCGGTTACAGAGCGGTTTCCTGTATGTCGGCAGCCCCGCTAAACAGGCGCGTGCGCTGAGCGAAGAAGAGCTCAGTTACTTCCGTTATACCGCCGGTAATTATGTGCGCCTGAAGGATCAGCACTTGCTGGAAGGCTACGGGCAGTAA
- a CDS encoding DUF3658 domain-containing protein: MWHLVCGDNAVEGVTHIIGAETAKQFLRVMRDDLAVGPLLDVDTPPCQSRSDFWQQVWPASVQPQPDFGPSLSADALWLNGLAKQPHAVTVWDGDSASEQLLLARVAAALQGSSVELWRVACGSGDSRVETRKAVAMHSPQALAALHQPKLLRTAQRRQLAAQWRAAVAENVDIRRWRDGAFHGESHEHIRQRLLHFCTDQWQPLGRVMASVMAECNGFFATDFFLWWCARELVASGELVFSAPLTAAYDEQTVKRS; the protein is encoded by the coding sequence ATGTGGCACTTGGTGTGCGGTGATAACGCGGTGGAAGGCGTAACTCACATCATTGGCGCAGAGACTGCCAAGCAGTTTCTGCGAGTCATGCGTGATGACTTGGCCGTCGGCCCGCTGCTTGATGTCGACACTCCACCATGTCAATCACGCAGCGACTTCTGGCAACAGGTATGGCCCGCTTCCGTGCAGCCGCAACCTGATTTCGGACCGTCTCTAAGCGCCGATGCTCTGTGGCTCAACGGCTTGGCCAAACAACCGCACGCCGTAACCGTATGGGATGGCGACAGCGCATCGGAGCAACTGCTGCTTGCTCGAGTCGCGGCGGCACTGCAAGGCTCCAGTGTCGAGTTATGGCGCGTAGCCTGCGGTAGCGGCGACAGCCGTGTAGAAACCCGCAAAGCCGTGGCCATGCATTCACCACAAGCACTGGCAGCGTTACATCAACCCAAACTACTCAGAACCGCACAACGCCGGCAGTTGGCCGCGCAATGGCGCGCAGCTGTGGCTGAAAATGTGGACATTCGCCGCTGGCGTGACGGTGCGTTCCACGGTGAAAGCCATGAACATATCCGCCAGCGCTTGCTGCACTTCTGCACAGACCAGTGGCAACCACTGGGCCGGGTCATGGCCAGCGTCATGGCTGAGTGCAATGGTTTTTTCGCCACTGACTTCTTTCTCTGGTGGTGCGCACGTGAATTAGTCGCCAGCGGCGAACTGGTTTTCTCTGCTCCGTTAACGGCAGCTTATGACGAGCAAACTGTTAAACGCAGCTAA
- the prlC gene encoding oligopeptidase A produces the protein MTASNPLLQNFDLPPYSSIRPEHVEPAVDTILAENRAAIAELLEQHAGAPSWAGLVLALDELNGRLERAWGPVSHLNAVRNNAELRQVYEACLPKLSEYFTEIGQNRTLFEAYKALSTSAESADYDVAQKTILQHALRDFRLSGIDLPEAEQQRYGAIQMRLSELASHFSNQLLDATQAWSKHVTDEAQLQGITDSAKQQMAAAAKAKDLEGWLITLEFPSYYAVMTYADNRALREEVYAAYCTRASDQGPNAGQNDNTPVMQEILDLRLELAKLLGFANYSELSLSSKMAENNEQVLSFLRDLAVRSKPFAAQDLKELQAFASEQGCSDLQSWDAGYYGEKLREQRYSISQEILRPYFPINKVLTGLFAIVEKLYGIQIKELSSFDTWHSDVRLFEISENGEHVGRFFFDLYARANKRGGAWMDGARDKRRNIAGELISPVANLVCNFTPAVGDKPALLTHDEVTTLFHEFGHGLHHMLTQVEHAGASGINGVAWDAVELPSQFMENWCWEPEGLSLISGHYQTGEALPQDLLNKMLAAKNFQSGLMMVRQLEFSLFDFELHATHGDGRSVLEVLESIRAEVSVMRPPQYNRFPNGFAHIFAGGYAAGYYSYKWAEVLSADAFSKFEEEGVFNSETGRAFREAILARGGSQEPMVLFVNFRGREPRIDALLRHLGLGQEAA, from the coding sequence GTGACCGCTAGCAATCCGCTGCTCCAGAACTTCGATCTGCCGCCTTATTCCAGCATTCGCCCTGAGCATGTTGAACCGGCGGTAGACACCATTCTTGCTGAGAATCGTGCTGCTATCGCCGAGTTGCTTGAGCAACATGCTGGCGCACCGAGCTGGGCCGGGCTGGTGCTGGCGCTTGATGAACTGAACGGGCGCCTTGAGCGTGCCTGGGGCCCAGTGAGCCACCTCAACGCAGTGCGCAACAACGCCGAATTACGTCAGGTGTACGAAGCCTGTTTGCCGAAACTGTCCGAATATTTCACCGAAATCGGCCAGAACCGCACGCTGTTCGAGGCCTACAAGGCGCTGTCCACCAGCGCTGAGTCGGCGGATTATGATGTCGCGCAAAAGACTATTTTGCAGCACGCTCTGCGTGATTTCCGTTTGTCTGGTATCGACCTCCCAGAAGCTGAGCAACAGCGCTATGGCGCGATTCAGATGAGGCTTTCCGAGCTGGCCAGCCACTTCTCCAACCAACTGCTCGATGCCACTCAGGCGTGGAGCAAGCACGTCACTGACGAAGCACAGCTGCAAGGCATCACTGACTCGGCCAAGCAGCAAATGGCGGCAGCAGCCAAAGCAAAGGACCTTGAAGGCTGGTTGATCACCCTAGAGTTCCCCAGCTACTACGCAGTGATGACCTATGCCGACAATCGCGCGCTGCGTGAAGAAGTCTATGCCGCCTACTGCACGCGTGCCTCGGATCAAGGCCCGAATGCCGGGCAAAATGACAACACCCCGGTGATGCAGGAGATTCTCGACCTGCGGCTAGAACTGGCCAAGTTGCTCGGTTTCGCTAACTACTCGGAGCTAAGCCTGTCGAGCAAGATGGCCGAGAACAATGAGCAAGTCCTGAGCTTCCTGCGCGACCTCGCGGTGCGCAGTAAACCCTTTGCTGCGCAGGACCTCAAAGAGCTGCAAGCCTTCGCCAGTGAGCAAGGCTGCAGCGACCTGCAAAGCTGGGACGCCGGTTACTACGGCGAAAAACTGCGCGAGCAGCGCTACAGCATCTCGCAAGAGATCCTGCGCCCTTACTTCCCGATCAATAAAGTACTGACTGGCTTGTTCGCTATCGTCGAAAAACTTTATGGGATTCAGATCAAGGAACTCAGTAGCTTCGATACTTGGCACTCCGATGTGCGCTTGTTCGAGATTAGCGAAAACGGCGAGCATGTCGGCCGCTTCTTCTTCGACCTGTATGCCCGCGCCAACAAACGTGGCGGTGCATGGATGGATGGCGCGCGTGATAAGCGCCGCAATATCGCTGGCGAGCTAATCAGCCCAGTGGCCAATCTGGTGTGCAACTTCACCCCAGCTGTAGGCGACAAGCCTGCGTTGCTGACCCACGATGAAGTCACGACCCTATTCCACGAATTTGGCCACGGTTTGCATCACATGCTCACTCAGGTTGAACACGCCGGTGCCTCGGGTATCAATGGCGTGGCGTGGGATGCGGTCGAGTTGCCGAGCCAGTTCATGGAAAACTGGTGCTGGGAGCCGGAAGGTCTGTCGCTGATTTCTGGCCACTACCAGACGGGAGAAGCCTTGCCGCAAGACCTGCTTAACAAGATGCTCGCAGCGAAGAACTTCCAGTCGGGCCTGATGATGGTGCGCCAACTGGAGTTCTCCCTGTTCGACTTCGAACTGCACGCCACCCACGGTGACGGTCGCAGCGTGCTGGAGGTGCTTGAAAGCATCCGCGCCGAAGTCTCGGTGATGCGTCCTCCGCAGTACAACCGCTTCCCGAATGGCTTTGCGCACATCTTCGCTGGCGGTTATGCCGCCGGTTACTACAGCTACAAGTGGGCGGAAGTATTGTCTGCCGATGCCTTCTCCAAATTCGAAGAAGAAGGCGTGTTCAACAGTGAAACAGGCCGTGCCTTCCGCGAGGCAATTCTAGCCCGTGGAGGCTCACAAGAACCGATGGTTCTGTTTGTTAATTTCCGTGGCCGTGAACCACGTATTGACGCGCTGTTGCGTCATCTTGGCCTGGGTCAGGAGGCAGCATGA
- a CDS encoding YheV family putative zinc ribbon protein → MTDSNTRKKRFIAGAVCPACSATDTVKMWDEDGVPHRECVACGFTDLLNAQGQSVPRELGTRVNKVAVKPAEAKVQTVQFFPNPKLKKPE, encoded by the coding sequence ATGACTGACAGCAACACCCGCAAAAAACGCTTTATCGCCGGTGCCGTATGCCCGGCGTGCAGCGCCACAGACACGGTAAAAATGTGGGATGAAGATGGCGTGCCGCACCGTGAGTGCGTGGCCTGCGGCTTTACCGATTTGCTTAACGCACAGGGTCAGTCTGTACCCCGTGAGTTAGGCACGCGAGTCAACAAAGTCGCGGTCAAACCGGCTGAGGCAAAAGTGCAAACTGTGCAGTTTTTCCCTAATCCGAAGCTGAAAAAACCCGAGTAA
- a CDS encoding aminopeptidase has product MTPTYRSLLDRIQLTWVPLLLIALLSGCSSVDYYSQLLDGQVDVLQRRQAISQMLSDPKTDTQLHKRLALSQQARNFASQELALPDNQSYRVYADVQRPFVVWNVFATPEFSLKPKLHCFPIAGCVAYRGYYQQGRARGAAALLKQQGLDVYMGGVEAYSTLGWFDDPLLNTMLRWSDERLVAVIFHELAHQQFYVADDTEFNESFATFVEQQGLRQWLKARGLPAMNPAADQQREQFTQLVLATRARLEALYASGETPEQLRQAKQAEFQRLRTEYRELRQRSWGGIGRYDGWINSPMNNAKLLPFGLYDQWVPAFAKLFAEADGDWPSFYQKVAQLGELPAKQRKAELELRLMAN; this is encoded by the coding sequence ATGACGCCTACTTATCGCTCTCTACTCGACCGCATCCAACTGACATGGGTTCCGTTGCTGCTCATTGCCCTGCTGAGCGGTTGCTCCAGCGTTGATTACTACAGCCAACTGCTCGACGGGCAGGTTGATGTGTTGCAGCGTCGCCAAGCTATTTCGCAGATGCTCAGCGACCCCAAAACTGATACTCAATTGCATAAACGTCTTGCCCTGTCGCAACAGGCACGCAACTTCGCCAGCCAAGAGTTAGCCCTACCCGATAACCAAAGCTACCGGGTGTACGCGGATGTACAGCGGCCATTTGTGGTGTGGAATGTGTTTGCGACCCCAGAGTTCTCGCTAAAACCCAAACTGCATTGCTTCCCCATCGCCGGTTGCGTGGCGTATCGCGGTTATTACCAGCAAGGACGGGCGCGCGGGGCAGCGGCGCTACTCAAGCAACAGGGCCTGGATGTCTATATGGGCGGTGTTGAGGCGTATTCGACTCTGGGCTGGTTTGATGACCCGCTGCTCAACACCATGCTGCGCTGGAGTGATGAGCGTTTGGTCGCAGTGATTTTTCATGAGTTGGCCCATCAGCAGTTCTATGTCGCTGACGACACTGAATTCAATGAGTCCTTCGCCACCTTTGTTGAGCAACAAGGGCTTCGCCAATGGCTAAAGGCGCGGGGCCTGCCCGCAATGAACCCAGCAGCCGACCAGCAGCGCGAGCAGTTCACCCAGTTGGTGCTGGCAACCCGTGCGCGCCTGGAGGCGCTTTACGCCAGTGGCGAAACACCCGAGCAACTGCGTCAGGCCAAACAGGCCGAATTTCAACGCTTACGGACTGAGTACCGCGAGTTGCGTCAACGTAGCTGGGGAGGCATCGGCCGTTATGATGGCTGGATCAACTCACCGATGAATAACGCCAAACTGCTGCCCTTTGGACTCTACGACCAATGGGTGCCTGCCTTCGCCAAGCTGTTTGCCGAAGCTGACGGTGACTGGCCAAGCTTCTATCAAAAGGTCGCTCAACTCGGAGAATTACCGGCAAAGCAACGCAAGGCAGAGCTTGAATTGCGATTAATGGCAAATTAA
- a CDS encoding DUF1161 domain-containing protein — MLNTIKPHTVVALIALAAGLLGSVGAQAAVKPCEELKQEIEVKIQASGVQSYTLEIVANSEVEDENMVVGSCDGGTQKIIYQRNDG; from the coding sequence ATGCTTAACACAATCAAACCCCACACAGTTGTGGCACTTATTGCCCTCGCGGCCGGGTTACTGGGTAGTGTTGGTGCGCAGGCGGCCGTTAAGCCATGTGAAGAGCTCAAGCAAGAGATCGAGGTCAAAATTCAAGCCTCGGGCGTGCAGAGCTACACCTTGGAAATCGTCGCCAACTCAGAGGTTGAAGACGAGAACATGGTGGTCGGCAGCTGCGATGGCGGCACCCAGAAGATTATTTACCAACGTAACGACGGCTAG
- a CDS encoding bile acid:sodium symporter family protein has product MSLKRFMPDNFTCALIAVVAIASLLPASGQTAVAFGWITNLAIALLFFLHGAKLSRQAIIAGAGHWRLHLLVFACTFIMFPLLGLALKPVLSPLVGNELYLGMLYLCALPATVQSAIAFTSLARGNIPAAICSAAASSLFGIFLTPLLVALLMNVQGDGGSTVDAIGKITLQLLVPFVAGQIARRWIGDWVARNKNWLKFVDQGSILLVVYTAFGEAVIEGLWHQVPLVELAGLVFACCVLLTFSLLGTHLLGKWLGFNQEDRITIIFCGSKKSLATGVPMAQVLFAGGTIGLLILPLMIFHQIQLMVCAVLAQRYARRPEVTESLEGEQPLIR; this is encoded by the coding sequence ATGTCACTCAAGCGCTTCATGCCCGATAACTTCACCTGCGCTCTGATTGCGGTGGTTGCCATCGCCAGCCTGTTACCCGCTAGCGGTCAAACGGCTGTCGCCTTCGGCTGGATTACCAACCTGGCCATTGCCCTGTTGTTTTTCCTGCATGGCGCCAAGTTGTCACGTCAGGCAATCATTGCAGGCGCCGGTCACTGGCGCCTGCACCTTCTGGTGTTCGCCTGCACCTTCATCATGTTCCCGCTGCTGGGCTTGGCGCTCAAGCCTGTGCTCTCCCCTTTGGTAGGTAACGAGCTGTATTTGGGCATGCTCTATCTGTGCGCATTACCGGCCACCGTACAGTCAGCCATTGCTTTCACCTCGTTGGCACGCGGCAACATACCCGCAGCTATTTGCAGCGCTGCAGCATCGAGCCTATTCGGTATTTTCCTCACCCCATTGCTGGTCGCGTTGCTGATGAACGTACAAGGTGATGGTGGCTCAACAGTTGATGCAATCGGCAAGATTACCCTGCAATTGCTGGTGCCATTCGTTGCCGGTCAAATCGCCAGACGTTGGATAGGTGATTGGGTTGCACGCAATAAAAACTGGCTTAAATTCGTCGATCAAGGTTCGATTCTGCTGGTGGTTTACACCGCATTTGGCGAGGCGGTAATCGAAGGCTTGTGGCACCAGGTGCCGCTGGTTGAACTTGCCGGGCTGGTTTTTGCCTGCTGCGTATTACTCACATTCTCGTTGCTCGGTACGCACTTGCTGGGCAAATGGCTTGGCTTCAATCAGGAAGATCGCATCACCATCATTTTCTGCGGCTCGAAGAAAAGTTTAGCCACCGGCGTACCGATGGCTCAGGTGTTGTTTGCCGGCGGCACGATTGGCTTGTTGATTTTGCCGCTGATGATTTTTCACCAGATTCAACTCATGGTTTGCGCCGTTCTCGCGCAACGCTATGCGCGGCGCCCTGAGGTGACGGAAAGCCTTGAGGGCGAGCAACCGTTGATACGGTGA
- a CDS encoding sulfite oxidase has protein sequence MSKDQRGIHELYAEDPVKAEKLLWDRETDPSRRGFLKRSSLLAMASALGASIPYARFLPLGVIPAGLAHAEGPFTIEGKDGLKVLNDRPLNAETPAHLLDDEVTPARHMFVRNNGIPPDVKTLDVANWKLEIAGESCVTPTTFSIAELQSRFKHYTYQLVVECGGNGRSEFVPAASGNQWTVGAVACPTFTGVRLRDVLEACGIKKDAVYIGYYGTDAHPSGDPTKHAISRGVPMDKALEDQTLIAWAMNDQPIPYQNGQPLRLVCGGWPASTSGKWLNRIVVRNKVHDGNKMAAPSYSVPKYPVAPGSDVPVEDMQIIQSMPVKSLITFPKSGISLPLKQALQVRGHAWAGDLEVSEVHVSTDFGITWQPAKLKAPVNRLAWQHWSAELNFSEKGYYEVWARAVDNQGKSQPMLVPGWNPKGYLNNACHRIAVQIV, from the coding sequence ATGTCGAAAGACCAACGTGGCATTCATGAGTTGTATGCTGAAGACCCAGTCAAAGCGGAAAAGCTGCTGTGGGATCGTGAGACCGACCCGAGCCGCCGGGGATTTCTCAAACGCAGCAGTTTGCTGGCCATGGCGTCTGCCCTGGGCGCCAGCATTCCATACGCCCGATTCCTGCCTTTAGGCGTTATTCCGGCGGGGCTGGCTCACGCTGAAGGGCCCTTCACCATTGAAGGTAAAGACGGTCTCAAGGTGTTGAATGACCGCCCGCTGAACGCTGAAACACCCGCCCATTTACTAGACGATGAAGTCACGCCTGCGCGCCATATGTTCGTGCGCAACAACGGCATCCCACCCGACGTTAAAACGCTTGATGTGGCCAACTGGAAACTGGAAATCGCAGGTGAGTCATGTGTTACGCCCACCACTTTCTCCATTGCCGAGCTGCAATCACGCTTCAAACACTACACCTATCAACTGGTGGTCGAATGCGGCGGCAATGGCCGCAGTGAGTTTGTGCCAGCGGCAAGCGGTAACCAATGGACGGTAGGCGCAGTTGCCTGCCCAACATTTACCGGCGTGCGATTACGCGATGTGCTTGAAGCCTGTGGAATCAAAAAAGATGCCGTGTACATCGGCTATTACGGCACCGATGCGCACCCAAGTGGCGACCCAACCAAGCACGCGATCTCACGTGGCGTGCCAATGGACAAGGCACTGGAAGATCAGACCCTGATCGCCTGGGCCATGAACGATCAGCCGATTCCTTACCAAAATGGCCAGCCTTTGCGCCTGGTTTGTGGCGGTTGGCCAGCCTCGACCTCGGGCAAATGGCTGAACAGGATTGTTGTGCGCAACAAGGTCCATGACGGCAACAAGATGGCAGCGCCGTCTTATAGTGTGCCCAAGTATCCGGTTGCGCCGGGTAGTGATGTTCCCGTCGAAGACATGCAGATTATTCAGTCGATGCCGGTCAAATCGCTGATTACCTTCCCTAAATCAGGCATCAGCCTACCGCTTAAGCAGGCGTTGCAGGTGCGCGGCCACGCTTGGGCGGGCGATCTTGAAGTGAGCGAAGTGCATGTTTCAACCGACTTCGGCATCACCTGGCAACCCGCCAAACTGAAGGCACCGGTTAATCGCCTGGCATGGCAACACTGGAGCGCAGAACTGAACTTTAGCGAGAAGGGCTATTACGAGGTCTGGGCACGCGCAGTCGATAATCAGGGTAAATCACAGCCTATGCTGGTGCCGGGCTGGAACCCCAAGGGTTACCTGAATAACGCCTGCCACCGTATCGCTGTTCAAATAGTCTAG
- a CDS encoding helix-turn-helix transcriptional regulator, whose amino-acid sequence MSPNRQKPIVHRMLPELKALPRPLYGRVESLPNRALTFRHSHPWVQLSYAIAGVLEVQTDNARYVAPPQRAVWLPAGLEHQVSSSSHTEMRSLYIDCSAVAWAPETCRVLAVSPLLRELINRFSDVPVEYDEAGADGRLANVLLDQLRVAAEVDLVLPMPHDQRLQTLCLSLQENPEQHATLAQWSKHLQLSERTLSRLFLQDTGLTFRAWRQRLRLLGALAPLEQGERVTDVALACGYDSISAFIAAFRQHFGATPGEFFR is encoded by the coding sequence ATGTCGCCAAACAGACAAAAACCGATTGTCCATCGCATGCTACCCGAGCTGAAAGCCTTGCCCCGGCCGTTGTATGGCCGGGTTGAGTCGCTGCCGAATCGGGCGCTGACGTTTCGTCATAGCCACCCGTGGGTGCAGTTGTCATACGCCATTGCCGGGGTGCTTGAGGTGCAGACGGATAACGCCCGGTATGTCGCGCCACCTCAGCGCGCAGTTTGGCTGCCTGCGGGGTTGGAACATCAGGTTTCCAGTTCGTCGCACACGGAAATGCGCAGCCTGTATATCGACTGTTCAGCAGTTGCCTGGGCCCCTGAAACCTGTCGCGTGTTAGCGGTTAGCCCCTTGCTGCGCGAGTTGATCAACCGATTCAGTGATGTGCCGGTCGAGTATGACGAGGCGGGTGCTGATGGGCGCTTGGCGAATGTACTGCTCGATCAATTGCGCGTCGCAGCGGAGGTGGATCTGGTGCTGCCAATGCCACATGATCAGCGCTTGCAGACGTTATGCCTGAGCTTGCAGGAAAACCCTGAACAACATGCCACGCTGGCGCAGTGGAGCAAACATCTGCAGCTGTCAGAGCGCACCTTGAGTCGCTTGTTTTTACAGGATACTGGGTTGACCTTTCGCGCTTGGCGTCAACGTTTACGCCTGCTTGGCGCGTTGGCACCGTTGGAGCAGGGTGAGCGGGTGACTGATGTCGCGTTGGCCTGCGGCTATGATTCGATTTCAGCGTTTATTGCTGCCTTCAGGCAGCACTTTGGCGCCACGCCCGGCGAGTTCTTCCGTTAG